CTCCTTCATACTACTTTGCTTTCTCATCTGCGAACGTGCTTAATCATTTAAGCTTTTTATGAATTGAATATAATTTTCCTggtatcatattatttatttttattaataaatgaaatacataattaatttatattaaaaaaataataataaataaatgttaaaaattcaattttaaaaacaataacaaatttatctatttatattaatagatataatattttatcaatttacatttaattatttttaataattcatcaattaaattattaatattttttattaaattagtgATTCGCTAATTTAATTGCTTAATTTAATTAAGAATCGATTAATTTTAATAACTACGAATTGaccaataaattatttatttaatttaatttccataaATATAAAGTTTTCATTCCTCCAGGAGAAATGGGTGATTCCTCTATCGTAATCTATTTTTCATAAACACTAAACCGGAATGGTCCATTTCCACCTTGACTCCGGTCTTATTTGTCCACAAACCAAATGGCAATGAGAAAATTATCAAATACGTAATAGCATTAAAATATGGTAATCTCTTgaatgtaaaattatttttttttttatttatagaaaagtaaaattagaaattgaaatgaGTGAGGTACTTACCAAAATTACCATATTCAAACtcaattatcatttttaatatctaattttattttaaatttgattaaattttattttaaattatctaAAACTGTATTAAATACACTTACTATTATCAAATTTGTTTatctttatatattttaattaataatatatataaaatatatttttattaataatttataatattttaataaaatattataaaaatatatttttatatttaattaattatttatataaaaaatttaaataataaatacccAACGCATCAAATCTAAACTCCatctaaaattaattatatattatttaaatttattcaaatagGATTTAATTGAATTGAGTATTTGAAAATATCCCAtcccatcccattccatttataaGTGAGAGGAAATATGTGCTCTGAGAGTGCTATATAATCCCTTCCGATAATATGCTcaattgaaattattattgggaaaaatattttttaaaatatattagttaaaaggtattaaaaaaatatttaaaaataaatttaaaaagttttagatattaaaatattaaaatagtaaaataattttcttgaattactttttttaatagtataatgattttttttcctaaaaaataattttagcctTAAAAGCTCAATATCAAATAGGTAAGATATTCAACATTAATAAGCACAATATATGTTGAATGGGTGAATTGACccacttaatttttaaaaataaaaaatttcaatatatattatatattaaattattcaaATGacgtattaaaattatttttttttaacctttCAAAATCTtcgaaatatttatatatttaataaatttagattTGTTGGACACTTCACTCTAAGAccctattattttaaatttttaaaataaataataaaatcttaaaaaaataagaaacaaaaaattaaaaccCTACTGACTAAAACTCCAAATTAAAGACATATTCTTCTCTCTATCCCTCCTTTTGCTAACTTTCATCTCTTTATCATCTTATATTCAGAAAATCATAattttccctctctctctctctctctctctctctctctctctctctctctctctctctctctctctctctcttattgtTTTCTCTTATTCTTTAACAATTAGCTttgtcttttttccttttttttctgtgTTAACAAAATTAGTGAACAACTTCAAATtaataagttattttttttattttacttactTGTGAAATTAGTATTgatattacatattataatttacaattgcaaatatttaaaagatatattttacaatgaaaattatGAAAACTCAATTGTGAAATTAAATGCAAAATTGATTGTTAAATGATttattaattgtatatattaataAAGATGTCTTTTATAACATCGATGATAAAGAaattatgtaatttttaattgaaaatttattatttgataaaGTTGTTTTCTTTTTCCACTAAATTATTATTACATAAGAAAAGTTACatgcattatatatatatgtatgagtaGTTTATTAgtgtatataatatttttttaaattaaataaaacttttTTTGGCTCCATCGATTAAATTTCTTGACTTCTTCTTTGTTATTGGTATCCATTAAATAATCACATTAAATATataacaaatttattaaatagtttTCTCTTTCAAAacgttaaacttgttggtattatcTTTCCAAATATCGAGTGAATGTTTGATAGTTtccatcaattaattaatttaaattcaaaaaataataattttcgtgCCGAACGGGGATAAAGCATTTGTGTTAATGGTTCAAATTTAAATCGAGTGGGTTGAATTGTCTTTTGAAGAATGCAGACTTATTGCGTACACATTTTGCGAAAGCATACACTCACAGTCAATCAATTATAACTCCGTTGTTTCCAAGCCAATTTGGAAAAACAAAAAGGAGGATGACAAGTGgcgattaattatttaaattattagtttaaatgatttttattatatttaatatatatcaaCGGTTGAAATTTATGGACAAGTATTTTCggacaagaaaaaaaaatcaatgtttAATTGGGAAAAACCCCCCAAAGTTCTCTCCTTAATGATGGGAGCTGCCTAACTTCACAGTCCAAACGACATTAAGATCTTGACAATGCATCGCCAGCCAACAAACCCTACACCACGGTTCTCCTGTACTAAGAAAGAAACATTATTTTCAAGTTTGCTCCGTGAATGACGGAGGACAAAAGTCACTCCTTTTCAGCTGACTTGTGTCACAAAAACATTGGCTAGGCTTTTGTTTAGTTTTATTCAAACTTAATATgatcatttttatataaaaaaaattttagagcAAGAAAtaactataaaattttaattcttaatttattaattcaaaaatagTTCTAAACAGACTTGTAAAGAATTTTTGAATAGCTATAAGCTTtgagagatgaaaaaaaaaaaaatcacattacCAAACAAAACAGCTCTTCATTAAAAGTCTCATTCAGATTATGTTCATACATGAAAGAAGCCAAAAGAAAAGTACAGCACCATCAAAAGTTGCCAGATATTTAGTTTTCCATACAACCATGCAAATATGGAAGCCTTAACTTCAATAATCAATGTGCATGATTCATGTGCCGGGCAGGGGTGCATCCGCATCCTCATCCGCCATTGATAGCGCGCTTGTCATTGACCGCCCATAATAACTTCTTTCGGAGAAAGAAAACAGACTATACCTTTAGGAAGCGTAGGGGGATTATTCAGGGATTACATGCTCTACATGTGtgtaaatatatgaattaatcCAACTCTCTATTAAAAAGAAAACTGAAATAATATGTTTAAATAAATACTATTTTTTAGTGTTATCTATGtatgttataaaaaaaattattatataaactcattatattataaatttaagatacaataaatataatgaaattcacatataaaataataaaaacccaCGTGTTGAATTTTATCGTGTAATAATTAGCAGGACACATTGGCCCTGATTGTGGGGTCATTGCCAACGATCACAAGCTTGACTATCTTCTACAAGTAGGGTTCCTGTCCATTCTCAGTTGAATGTCTTAAATTTCGTGGTGGAATTTCAATCTACAATGCCAGTTGAAACCAAGTATATAAATGGCCGAAACCTTCTCTTGAGTCTTCGCAGCAAATTCGAGCTCCTTGGCCTAGCACAAACCCTGTTGCCAACATTGTATCCTCAGTTCAAGTCTGGCCACCAAGCATACTATTTCCCTTTAGAACTGTTCCTATGGCTTGCTTCAAGACCCTGGCACTGGCAGTCCTGGCTCTTGCCCTTGTTCTCTGTGCGCGAGGCACTCTAggtaattatatatatgtgttTTCTTCTCTACATAACGTTAGAGGTAACCCAGTTCATAGTATAATCTATATAATTTTAAGATCATATCTCATGTTGATATAACAAAATTAAGATGGTGGTCTGCAGGAGAAATAATATGTGAGCATCTcgaccaagagacatgttcttaCGCAATATCATCCACCGGCAAGCGCTGTGTGCTCGAGAAGCACGTCAAAAGAAGCGGAGAAGAATCATACACTTGCCGTACATCTGAAATTGAAGCCGATAGATTAAGGAACTGGATCGAAACTGACCAATGCATAAAAGCATGTGGTCTCGATAGAAAATCACTGGGAATCTCATCAGATTCTCTCCTTGAGTCTCGCTTCACACAGCAGCTCTGCTCTCCTCAGTGCTACGATAGCTGCCCCAACATCGTTGATCTTTACTTCAATCTCGCCGCTGGAGAAGGTATAAATGCACCTAAACATGATTTTCATTTTCATAAACTTATCACTGGACAACAAATTTTTCTTTCGTTAGGCAAattgtaatttttataaataaatgctTTGATTGAACATTTATGTTCCCTTCTCATATTTCAGGTGTATTTCTTCCAAAGCTTTGTGAGTCCGCACAAGAGGGAAATGCTCGTAGAGGATTGATGGCTGATATCCGGAGCTCTGGTTTTGTTGCACCAGGACCAGTTCATCCAGTGAAGTACACGATCGCCCCAATAGTCTCCCCATCACTGGCACCCTGTTAATCAATTTCATGGCAATGAAAACGCAAAGAATCAGAACGGAGGTGTGAATTTATATATTAAgcatataataataatgataataacgaAGTAGCACGAAGATTTTAGTAGCCAGCCGACTAGATTGCTCCATCAGGGTATAGAGTGTCCGCCTGGTTCTGTTATTTAAAAAAACAAGATGTTACGTCGGAATATTATTTTAGACGTGTTCTCCTAGTGTTAATTATATGTTTATATATGTGTTGCCATAGTCAGCTTCTTCTTTTTGAAGCAGTATAGATATCCTGGAGTCATGTAATAAACGTTttgtattcataatttcattttcCAAATAAATTCTGTGTGGTGATTTCGTATTTCCGTGACCCTTTGGACCATATATTGTTTTAACATTAAAAATGTTAGCCAAGCAAAGATTatatattttttctatttttccttttttttttttttttagaaatgtCTACACTTGAATAATAACTCTACAAACTGAGCAAGGACAGAAAAATTAAAGTAATTCACTTTGCCCCATATGTCACTCCAAGATTCACGACCAGAAGGCCTATAATAAAATGAATTAAGGGTATTAAAGGCAAACCAATATTTAAAACCAAAATCAAAATTTTCTATTATACTAAGGAGCTGCTAGCTTGAAAACTTAGAGACGGCAAGCTATTATTTCATGGAATTTTATAATAACATCTTAATGGCCCTTCAGAGCATTGAAAACTAGtacttaattatattaataattaagaaCCATACGCTCCCTTTATATAAAGTATTCGCATTAATTATTTCAAGAAGCATATATTCCAgaactaatattttgattttttttttcgctTTATAAtggttttaatttaataataattgtgAAGGCATATGCtttaattaaaatgattaaaaattaaattatatatttccaCTGATGAATCGTTTGTCATAATGAaatcttattaaataaatttattttaaaagtgtTTAAGATAAATATTATTTACATATTTTTAGTGTTATTTACACTAAAAATGTTGATATTATGTATGCATAATATtgcttatttaattatttatagcgAAATATGCAATTCTTAAcatattttactttttaattaaaaataatttattcaaatttatttaataaaataaatttgttaCATTtgcaaaccaaaaaaaaaaattgttatacTTCCAAAGTCTCTTAGCATGctgaatatattaattaataatagccCTTCTTACCACAAAGCTCAGTATGAAACAGAGCATCTCCTTTATAACACCGGATAATTTTTTTAGAGAGGAAAATAAagatttatcttttttatttttttatttttatttgaataaagagaaaaaataaaagatgtggaaataaaaatgaagttaatttttttttatttgaaaagggttgaaaataaaaagagaaaagaaaacttaaaTA
This sequence is a window from Hevea brasiliensis isolate MT/VB/25A 57/8 unplaced genomic scaffold, ASM3005281v1 Scaf517, whole genome shotgun sequence. Protein-coding genes within it:
- the LOC110671765 gene encoding uncharacterized protein LOC110671765, coding for MACFKTLALAVLALALVLCARGTLGEIICEHLDQETCSYAISSTGKRCVLEKHVKRSGEESYTCRTSEIEADRLRNWIETDQCIKACGLDRKSLGISSDSLLESRFTQQLCSPQCYDSCPNIVDLYFNLAAGEGVFLPKLCESAQEGNARRGLMADIRSSGFVAPGPVHPVKYTIAPIVSPSLAPC